One stretch of Hydrogenovibrio kuenenii DSM 12350 DNA includes these proteins:
- the rlmKL gene encoding bifunctional 23S rRNA (guanine(2069)-N(7))-methyltransferase RlmK/23S rRNA (guanine(2445)-N(2))-methyltransferase RlmL, producing MCRFFATAPKGLSELLREELLSFGAENIKMQPTGATFEGSLEVGYRACLWSRLANRVYLIVLECELANQEDLTEQVAQLDWRNHLPSTGSFAVSFSGQGVGITHSHYGALKVKDGIVDFFQDLENRRPFVDTENPDLRVHAHLNRNELTLSIDLIGYSLHQRGYREGQQVTAPLKENVAAAILMRSQWQEIAREGGCLYDPMCGSGTFLIEAAMIASDCAPGLFKANNMLLNRWKGHDAELWQKLVAEAEERESKGLQSLPNIYGSDISHKSLDIARDAVINAGYDDAIEIKQMSAEQGRRWGDWAPGLVVSNPPYGERLGDEDTVKQIYQSLGEYIKSEFVGWKASVLTCHTELGMFLGMKAKRSHDFFNGAMECRLFRFDVEEIWFREPALNIGVDLAAQVKQQFPDLSVSENAQMVANRIRKNMKGLKSWVKKENVRAYRVYDADIPEYSLAIDVYETFESARHIVVAEYAPPKTVNPTKAKRRLYEAMSVLPEVFGVLPSSIHFKVRERQKGKAQYERLEEQKHFFTIEENQTKLRVNFTDYLDTGLFLDHRLVRQKVAELSHGKSLLNLFCYTATATAEAAVFGCKSSLSLDMSKTYLYWAKHNFMVNNIDERDHQLLQENVLEWLDKEAEKPSKTYDLIFIDPPSFSTSKRMEGTLDIQRDHVDLLEKTLKLLSENGKLIFSNNLRKFKLDMSAFEDAWHIENITQSTMPQDFKRNAKIHQAWIFSRQ from the coding sequence ATGTGTCGTTTTTTTGCTACCGCCCCTAAAGGCCTGTCTGAACTTTTAAGAGAAGAATTGTTATCTTTTGGTGCCGAGAATATCAAAATGCAGCCAACAGGTGCTACGTTTGAAGGTAGCTTGGAAGTTGGCTACCGAGCATGTTTATGGTCTCGCTTAGCTAACCGAGTGTATTTGATTGTCTTAGAGTGCGAGTTAGCAAATCAAGAAGATCTTACCGAGCAGGTTGCACAACTTGATTGGCGCAATCATCTCCCTTCTACAGGCAGTTTTGCCGTTTCTTTTTCCGGCCAAGGCGTAGGCATTACGCACAGTCATTATGGTGCCTTGAAAGTAAAAGACGGTATTGTCGATTTTTTTCAAGACTTAGAAAATAGACGTCCGTTCGTTGATACGGAAAACCCGGATTTACGCGTTCACGCCCATTTAAATCGTAATGAATTGACCTTGAGTATTGATTTGATAGGTTATTCGTTACATCAGCGTGGCTATCGTGAAGGTCAGCAAGTGACGGCTCCTTTAAAGGAAAATGTCGCGGCAGCTATTTTGATGCGTAGTCAATGGCAAGAGATAGCGCGTGAGGGTGGATGCCTTTATGACCCTATGTGTGGTTCAGGAACTTTTTTAATTGAAGCAGCGATGATAGCTTCCGACTGTGCACCAGGTTTGTTCAAAGCCAATAACATGTTGTTAAATCGTTGGAAGGGTCATGACGCTGAACTCTGGCAGAAGCTGGTTGCCGAAGCTGAAGAGAGAGAATCCAAAGGGCTGCAGTCCTTGCCTAATATTTATGGCTCAGATATTTCACATAAGTCATTGGATATTGCACGAGATGCGGTTATTAATGCAGGCTATGATGATGCGATTGAAATCAAACAAATGTCTGCTGAGCAGGGGCGCCGGTGGGGTGATTGGGCACCTGGTCTAGTCGTATCCAATCCGCCATATGGCGAGCGTTTAGGAGATGAGGATACTGTTAAACAAATCTACCAATCACTAGGTGAATACATTAAGTCTGAGTTTGTTGGGTGGAAGGCATCTGTATTGACCTGCCACACTGAGCTTGGCATGTTTTTAGGGATGAAAGCAAAACGTTCTCATGATTTTTTTAACGGTGCGATGGAATGTCGCTTGTTCCGTTTTGATGTTGAAGAAATCTGGTTCCGTGAACCTGCATTGAATATTGGTGTCGATTTGGCAGCTCAGGTCAAACAACAATTTCCTGACTTATCTGTCTCCGAAAATGCGCAAATGGTGGCGAACCGCATTCGAAAAAATATGAAAGGACTTAAGTCCTGGGTCAAGAAAGAAAATGTGCGCGCCTATCGTGTTTATGATGCCGATATTCCAGAATACTCTTTAGCGATAGATGTGTATGAGACGTTTGAGTCTGCTCGTCATATTGTTGTTGCAGAATATGCACCACCGAAAACCGTTAACCCTACCAAAGCGAAACGACGTTTGTATGAAGCCATGTCGGTTTTACCTGAAGTGTTTGGGGTTTTGCCAAGTTCTATTCATTTTAAAGTGCGTGAACGTCAAAAAGGTAAAGCGCAGTACGAACGCTTGGAAGAGCAAAAACACTTTTTCACCATTGAAGAAAATCAGACCAAACTGAGAGTGAACTTTACAGATTATCTTGATACCGGCTTATTCTTAGATCACCGTTTAGTGCGTCAAAAAGTGGCTGAGTTAAGTCATGGTAAAAGCTTGCTGAATTTGTTTTGTTACACCGCCACAGCAACTGCCGAGGCAGCAGTGTTTGGCTGTAAGTCGAGCTTGAGTTTGGATATGTCAAAGACCTATCTTTACTGGGCAAAACATAACTTTATGGTTAATAATATTGATGAAAGAGACCACCAATTACTTCAAGAAAATGTTTTAGAGTGGTTGGATAAAGAGGCCGAAAAGCCTAGTAAAACCTATGATTTGATTTTTATAGATCCACCTTCCTTTTCAACGTCTAAGCGAATGGAAGGCACATTAGATATTCAACGCGATCATGTTGATTTGCTAGAAAAAACATTGAAATTACTAAGTGAAAATGGCAAGCTGATTTTTTCAAATAATTTAAGAAAGTTTAAATTAGATATGTCAGCTTTTGAAGATGCCTGGCATATTGAAAATATTACCCAATCAACAATGCCGCAGGACTTTAAGCGCAACGCGAAGATTCACCAAGCTTGGATCTTTTCACGACAATAA
- the hldE gene encoding bifunctional D-glycero-beta-D-manno-heptose-7-phosphate kinase/D-glycero-beta-D-manno-heptose 1-phosphate adenylyltransferase HldE, which produces MHDFSNAKILVVGDVMLDQYWSGSARRISPEAPVPVVKVNTDEVRAGGAANVAMNIAALGAEVSLIGTIGNDPFGEQLTEVVANAGVRPVWVSTDSGTICKLRVLSHHQQLIRMDFENAIPEQTAQMVADKVATEVSNFDVLVISDYAKGTLQFVEKIITHAKQANIPVLIDPKGLDFSRYQGATLIKPNQQEFEQIVGECSDTADLITKAEDLIKTLSLDALLVTRSENGMALVEKGDKPYLLKSQAQEVFDVTGAGDTVMATLATAFASGLGLKKAMQLANEAASIVVRKVGTSTVTKAELDEQLNASMRHQGYASMSKEEVKSLVEIAQDKGERVVMTNGCFDLLHSGHVRYLNEAAKQGNRLIVAVNSDDSVKRLKGETRPIVPLESRMELLSALSCVDWVVPFEEDTPENLICFLKPDVLVKGGDYKPEDIAGSKCVWENGGEVAVLSFWEGYSTTKLVEKIQDED; this is translated from the coding sequence ATGCACGATTTTTCCAATGCTAAAATTCTTGTTGTCGGCGATGTGATGTTAGACCAATATTGGTCTGGTTCTGCACGCCGCATTTCGCCGGAAGCTCCGGTTCCTGTTGTAAAAGTGAATACTGATGAGGTACGTGCCGGTGGTGCGGCCAACGTGGCGATGAATATAGCTGCGCTAGGCGCCGAGGTTTCCCTAATCGGAACCATTGGGAATGATCCGTTTGGTGAGCAATTGACAGAAGTGGTGGCCAATGCGGGTGTACGCCCAGTATGGGTTAGCACTGATAGTGGTACGATTTGTAAGCTAAGGGTGCTAAGTCATCATCAACAGCTTATTCGCATGGATTTTGAAAATGCTATTCCAGAGCAAACAGCTCAAATGGTTGCTGATAAAGTTGCAACAGAAGTATCAAATTTTGATGTGTTGGTGATTTCCGACTATGCGAAAGGTACTTTGCAATTTGTTGAAAAAATAATTACGCACGCCAAACAAGCAAATATTCCTGTTTTAATTGATCCTAAAGGGCTCGATTTTTCTCGCTATCAAGGTGCAACTTTAATCAAACCGAATCAACAAGAGTTTGAGCAAATTGTCGGAGAGTGTTCAGATACAGCAGACTTAATTACCAAAGCTGAAGACTTGATTAAAACCTTGTCTTTGGATGCTCTGCTGGTGACACGTAGTGAAAATGGCATGGCATTGGTCGAAAAAGGCGATAAGCCTTATTTGCTTAAGTCTCAGGCACAAGAAGTATTTGATGTGACTGGGGCTGGAGATACTGTTATGGCCACTTTAGCCACCGCTTTTGCCAGTGGTCTAGGGTTGAAAAAAGCCATGCAGTTAGCTAATGAAGCCGCCAGTATCGTGGTCAGAAAAGTCGGTACTTCGACAGTAACCAAAGCCGAGCTAGATGAACAGTTGAATGCATCCATGCGTCACCAAGGTTATGCGTCGATGAGCAAAGAAGAAGTTAAATCCTTGGTTGAGATTGCTCAGGATAAAGGCGAACGCGTCGTGATGACGAACGGTTGTTTTGATTTATTGCATAGCGGCCATGTCCGTTACTTGAACGAAGCGGCCAAGCAAGGTAATCGTCTAATCGTAGCAGTCAACTCAGATGACTCTGTTAAGCGTCTTAAAGGAGAGACACGCCCCATCGTTCCACTAGAAAGTCGTATGGAGTTGTTGTCAGCACTGAGCTGTGTTGATTGGGTTGTGCCTTTTGAAGAAGATACGCCAGAAAACCTTATATGTTTCCTAAAGCCAGATGTTTTGGTTAAAGGTGGAGACTATAAGCCTGAAGATATTGCCGGTTCAAAATGCGTTTGGGAAAATGGTGGTGAAGTGGCTGTACTCTCT
- a CDS encoding lytic murein transglycosylase, whose amino-acid sequence MGTRQTRLKPLFLVLTLSFFALLLNNSLAYAGAYTPPADQNETNFQKWVTTFKKQALKQGISQKTLDIAFKNVHLNLRVLELDRRQPEFAQTFWQYFNRAVTDWRIVKGKLLLKKYHAELAEVTKKYGVPERFLVSFWGMETNFGSYTGSTPIIESLATLSYDNRRSDFFSKELISALKILDQGNVTVDEMKGSWAGAMGQCQFMPSNYLKYAVDGDKSGHKDLWNSLPDVFNSMGNFLQALGWQRGENWGREVKLPKGFDLTLADGKTKHPLAYWQKLGLKLADGRPIPHEAMDAALVLPYDYRGPAFLVYDNYFVIKRWNRSDSYALAVAHLADRLVGRPELSKSAPKDDRSLSHQQIIELQNRLQREHYDIGILDGIIGGKTRQAVRDYQIKMHLPPDGYPSYRMLQILRKNQGD is encoded by the coding sequence TTGGGCACACGACAAACACGATTAAAACCTCTTTTTCTGGTTTTAACCCTTAGCTTTTTTGCATTGCTACTCAATAATTCTTTGGCTTATGCAGGCGCTTATACTCCACCAGCAGACCAAAATGAAACCAACTTTCAAAAGTGGGTTACCACCTTTAAAAAACAAGCGCTAAAACAAGGTATTTCTCAAAAAACACTGGATATTGCTTTCAAAAACGTACACCTAAATCTTCGTGTTCTAGAATTAGATCGTCGTCAGCCAGAGTTCGCCCAAACATTCTGGCAGTATTTCAACCGAGCAGTGACTGATTGGCGTATCGTCAAAGGGAAATTACTACTTAAGAAATATCATGCAGAATTGGCTGAAGTCACCAAAAAATACGGTGTGCCAGAACGCTTCCTTGTCTCTTTCTGGGGCATGGAAACCAACTTTGGCAGCTATACCGGCAGCACACCAATCATCGAGTCTCTCGCAACACTTTCTTACGATAACCGTCGTTCCGATTTTTTCAGCAAGGAACTCATTAGTGCCTTGAAAATACTCGACCAGGGCAATGTGACAGTTGATGAAATGAAAGGCTCTTGGGCGGGCGCAATGGGTCAATGCCAATTTATGCCAAGCAACTATCTAAAATACGCAGTAGATGGCGACAAATCTGGTCATAAAGATCTCTGGAACAGTTTGCCAGATGTTTTCAACTCTATGGGAAATTTCCTTCAAGCACTAGGTTGGCAACGTGGAGAAAATTGGGGACGTGAAGTAAAACTACCAAAAGGGTTTGATTTAACACTCGCGGATGGAAAAACCAAACACCCACTTGCCTATTGGCAAAAACTAGGCCTTAAGCTAGCTGATGGACGACCAATCCCTCATGAAGCAATGGATGCTGCTTTAGTCTTACCTTACGACTATAGAGGCCCTGCTTTTTTGGTATATGACAACTACTTCGTTATTAAAAGATGGAACCGTTCCGATAGCTATGCACTTGCTGTTGCTCACCTAGCTGATAGGTTGGTTGGTCGCCCTGAATTATCTAAATCAGCCCCCAAAGATGACCGTTCACTTTCCCATCAACAGATTATTGAATTACAAAACCGTCTGCAACGTGAACATTATGACATCGGGATTTTAGACGGTATTATTGGTGGCAAAACACGTCAAGCTGTTCGCGACTACCAAATCAAAATGCACCTACCACCAGATGGTTACCCTTCTTACCGAATGTTGCAAATTCTAAGAAAAAACCAAGGCGATTAA
- a CDS encoding acyloxyacyl hydrolase — protein MFYYLRTNFNSLLFLSLLSIITPKAAYAEDSNNNLMNLAIWSAVASFGFACYNGQAPCSLNPELNTDKSTLSFDTGSDHSIKQNRIALGADWQNPLFENDSFSINGRWEINANEWHSTLKNPKNKSGWIIGLTPVFHYNWKLGSFTPYFEAGAGPQFISNITIENNYKSTQFQFGDILGLGISTKHFEIGYRYLHISNANIELPNPGTNFHNLHIGYKF, from the coding sequence ATGTTTTATTATTTAAGAACTAACTTTAATTCTCTACTATTTTTAAGCCTTCTATCAATCATTACACCCAAAGCTGCCTATGCAGAAGACAGTAACAATAACTTGATGAACTTAGCTATATGGAGTGCTGTCGCTTCATTCGGGTTTGCTTGTTACAACGGCCAAGCACCTTGCTCATTGAACCCTGAATTAAACACGGATAAATCAACACTATCGTTTGACACGGGTTCAGATCACTCTATCAAGCAAAACCGTATCGCGCTGGGTGCTGATTGGCAAAATCCTTTATTTGAAAATGACTCCTTCAGCATTAATGGCCGCTGGGAAATTAACGCAAACGAATGGCACTCTACACTGAAAAACCCTAAAAACAAAAGCGGTTGGATTATCGGTTTAACACCTGTTTTTCACTACAATTGGAAGCTAGGCTCTTTCACCCCTTATTTTGAAGCAGGTGCGGGACCACAGTTTATTTCCAACATCACCATTGAAAACAACTATAAATCGACGCAATTCCAGTTCGGTGACATCTTAGGGCTAGGTATTTCAACCAAACATTTTGAAATAGGGTATCGTTATTTGCATATTTCAAATGCTAATATAGAACTCCCTAACCCGGGAACCAACTTTCACAACTTACATATTGGCTATAAATTCTAG
- the hemN gene encoding oxygen-independent coproporphyrinogen III oxidase, producing MEQSIQFNEELIKRYNQTGPRYTSYPTALQFENDFGIADYEAAAERSNASGRNLSLYFHIPFCDTVCFFCACNKVWTRDRSKTTPYLERLYKEIEMQSKLFDPSRKVDQLHWGGGTPTFINMDEMSELMETTRRFFNLHDDDSGEYSIEIDPREANKESVKLLRNLGFNRMSLGVQDFDEKVQKAVNRIQTQKQTFEVLEGAREFGFMSVNVDLIYGLPFQTESGFIKTLDRVLEAEPDRFSIFNYAHMPSLFPTQKKMNEADMPSPDEKLAILHATTNRLLEAGYVYIGMDHFAKPDDELAVAQRNETLYRNFQGYSTHAECDLIGMGATSISLIDNTYAQNYKGLDEYYQAIDAGHLATFRGVHLTEDDELRRDVITRLISHFHLNFDKLNQRWGIHFDEYFAKELQALKPMMEDGLVTVTDSDIFVTPAGRLLIRNICMVFDAYMKPEVQNRFSKVI from the coding sequence GTGGAACAAAGTATTCAATTTAATGAAGAGCTGATTAAACGTTATAACCAAACTGGGCCAAGGTACACTTCCTACCCAACAGCGCTTCAGTTTGAAAACGATTTTGGTATTGCAGATTATGAAGCGGCTGCAGAGCGTAGCAATGCTTCTGGTCGAAATTTGTCTTTGTATTTCCATATTCCTTTTTGTGACACGGTCTGTTTTTTCTGTGCTTGCAACAAAGTCTGGACGCGTGATCGTTCCAAAACTACACCTTATCTAGAACGCCTATATAAAGAAATCGAAATGCAATCCAAGCTTTTTGATCCTAGCCGAAAAGTGGATCAACTGCACTGGGGTGGTGGAACACCGACTTTTATCAATATGGATGAAATGTCTGAGTTAATGGAAACCACCCGTCGTTTCTTTAATCTGCATGATGACGACTCTGGTGAATACTCGATTGAAATCGACCCGCGTGAAGCCAATAAAGAGTCGGTAAAGCTGTTACGAAATCTGGGCTTTAATCGCATGAGTCTTGGCGTGCAGGATTTTGATGAAAAAGTGCAAAAAGCCGTTAATCGCATTCAAACCCAGAAGCAAACGTTCGAAGTTTTGGAAGGTGCACGAGAATTTGGCTTTATGTCGGTGAATGTCGATTTGATTTATGGTCTGCCATTCCAAACGGAGTCTGGTTTTATCAAAACTTTAGATCGAGTGTTGGAAGCTGAACCAGATCGTTTTTCAATCTTTAACTATGCGCATATGCCGAGTTTGTTCCCGACACAAAAGAAAATGAATGAAGCGGATATGCCTTCGCCAGATGAAAAGCTGGCGATTTTGCATGCCACAACCAATCGTTTGCTGGAAGCCGGTTATGTTTATATCGGCATGGATCACTTCGCCAAACCGGATGATGAATTGGCCGTCGCACAACGCAATGAAACGCTATACCGTAACTTCCAGGGTTACTCGACGCACGCAGAGTGTGACTTGATCGGTATGGGCGCAACGTCCATTTCCCTAATCGATAATACCTATGCGCAGAATTACAAAGGGCTTGATGAATATTATCAAGCGATTGATGCTGGGCATTTGGCGACCTTTAGAGGGGTGCACTTAACGGAAGATGACGAACTGCGCCGTGATGTGATTACCCGTTTGATCAGTCATTTTCATTTGAACTTCGATAAGCTGAATCAACGGTGGGGTATTCATTTTGATGAATATTTTGCCAAAGAGCTGCAAGCATTAAAACCGATGATGGAAGATGGTTTGGTGACTGTGACAGATTCGGATATTTTTGTCACCCCAGCGGGACGATTATTGATTCGCAATATCTGTATGGTCTTCGATGCCTATATGAAGCCGGAAGTGCAGAACCGTTTCTCTAAAGTGATCTAA
- the lspA gene encoding signal peptidase II has translation MMSDQNNNLKAGWRSTGLITLWLALVVIVLDQLTKYWVNSALEFGVPVAVLPHLNFTLVYNEGAAFSFLADMGGWQRWLFSALAVAVSVVLLLWLKRLPSKWSLELVGINLVLSGALGNVIDRIVAGRVTDFIDFYIGIWHYATFNVADVAISIGAVALLISEFFLKKTDRDSEESKSNS, from the coding sequence ATGATGTCTGATCAAAACAATAATCTGAAAGCAGGGTGGCGTTCAACAGGGTTGATTACTTTGTGGTTGGCTTTGGTGGTAATCGTGCTGGATCAGCTTACCAAATACTGGGTGAACAGCGCTTTAGAGTTTGGTGTACCTGTTGCGGTGTTGCCGCACTTAAACTTCACGCTTGTTTATAACGAAGGTGCAGCATTCAGTTTTCTGGCAGATATGGGGGGTTGGCAACGTTGGTTGTTTTCAGCTTTGGCGGTAGCAGTTAGTGTTGTTTTATTGCTTTGGTTGAAGCGTTTGCCTAGTAAATGGTCACTTGAGTTAGTAGGGATTAATTTAGTGCTGAGTGGCGCTTTGGGTAATGTTATTGATCGTATTGTGGCCGGTCGAGTGACAGATTTTATCGACTTTTATATCGGGATTTGGCATTACGCTACATTCAATGTTGCTGATGTCGCCATTTCTATTGGCGCAGTAGCTTTGTTGATTTCAGAGTTTTTCCTGAAAAAAACAGACCGAGATTCAGAGGAATCAAAGTCTAATTCCTAA
- a CDS encoding KpsF/GutQ family sugar-phosphate isomerase codes for MDTIEIAKRVFHIEADAIRHLETLLDKQFNDSVQAILAAKGRVVICGMGKSGLIGKKIMATLASTGTPCFFMHPGEAFHGDLGMVTPDDVFIALSNSGETEEVIKLLPFLKDNGNVIVSITGKPESTLAQNSHYHLNIAVPQEACPLQLAPTSSTTATLVMGDALAVALMEARGFQPHDFARFHPGGSLGRKLLTRVRHEMKSENLPFVAGTDDIKTVIHSISEGRLGLCIIDNGKGIITDGDLRRHMEADLVGLMEKTAADIMNATPKTINAEARLSEAEELMNQKKITSLLVEDANQIVGVIQIYDLNPH; via the coding sequence ATGGATACTATTGAAATCGCCAAACGCGTCTTCCATATTGAGGCAGACGCCATCAGACATCTAGAAACCTTATTGGACAAACAGTTTAACGATTCGGTTCAAGCGATCCTGGCCGCTAAAGGACGTGTGGTGATTTGCGGCATGGGAAAATCCGGTTTGATTGGTAAAAAAATCATGGCGACTCTAGCCAGCACTGGCACGCCTTGCTTCTTCATGCACCCTGGTGAAGCTTTTCATGGCGACTTAGGTATGGTCACGCCCGATGATGTGTTTATCGCACTGTCCAACTCGGGCGAAACAGAAGAAGTCATCAAGCTGCTGCCGTTCCTGAAAGACAACGGCAATGTCATCGTCTCGATCACTGGCAAACCGGAATCGACCCTAGCCCAAAACTCTCATTACCATTTGAACATTGCTGTGCCACAAGAAGCCTGCCCATTGCAATTAGCACCAACTTCTTCCACAACAGCGACTCTGGTAATGGGAGATGCTTTAGCGGTTGCCTTAATGGAAGCCAGAGGCTTTCAGCCACATGATTTTGCACGATTCCATCCAGGCGGCAGCTTAGGCAGAAAACTTCTGACGCGTGTGCGCCATGAAATGAAATCCGAAAACCTACCTTTTGTTGCAGGAACAGATGACATTAAAACCGTCATTCATTCCATATCAGAAGGTCGTCTAGGTCTCTGTATTATCGATAACGGTAAAGGCATTATCACTGATGGCGATTTAAGACGCCATATGGAGGCCGACCTAGTTGGTTTAATGGAAAAAACCGCAGCAGACATTATGAATGCGACACCTAAAACAATTAATGCTGAAGCAAGACTTTCTGAAGCTGAAGAGCTGATGAATCAAAAGAAAATCACGTCTTTATTGGTTGAGGATGCCAACCAGATTGTCGGCGTCATACAAATCTACGACTTGAATCCACATTAA
- the waaA gene encoding lipid IV(A) 3-deoxy-D-manno-octulosonic acid transferase — translation MNALLYRLLLWLAFPLIVYQAAKRCRKADRTRDDQTPKIPHCLAARFGLNPTKFKQDGIWIHAVSVGETRSIFPLLKALKQSYPDLPITLTSGSTQGAIQALKFAPVEIQHQMIPYDYPFAVKRFLNQIKPKLVIMVETEIWPNLYQACADKNIPLILANARLKDKSFEAYSKFGGTLVKNALNQTHLIAAQFKQDKANFAALGAKEDKIKILGNLKFDIEVARDLEEKAKYWRWENQAEQRFIWVAASTHKHEEELMLQAHQALLKHQPNALLILVPRHTDRFTEVAELLEPSSASIRSKNENVTNAKQVYLADTIGELMLWFQIADVAFIGGSLVDFGGHNILEPAALNKPVLSGQYHQNLQALYDSFKEDAAVIISKDADELAQQLIELANHPEKRQAAAEKAFKCFRKQSGALKHLMAEIHTLLK, via the coding sequence ATGAACGCGCTGCTTTATCGACTTTTACTTTGGTTAGCTTTCCCCCTAATCGTCTATCAAGCTGCCAAACGCTGTCGTAAAGCAGACCGTACACGTGACGACCAAACCCCAAAAATTCCACACTGTCTTGCCGCACGGTTTGGCTTAAATCCAACAAAATTCAAGCAAGATGGTATTTGGATTCACGCGGTTTCCGTTGGTGAAACACGCTCCATTTTTCCATTGCTCAAAGCCCTTAAACAATCTTATCCAGATTTACCCATCACACTCACCAGCGGTTCCACCCAAGGCGCCATCCAAGCACTAAAATTTGCACCTGTTGAAATACAGCACCAAATGATTCCCTACGACTACCCTTTCGCAGTGAAACGGTTTTTAAATCAAATCAAACCCAAACTGGTCATTATGGTGGAGACCGAAATCTGGCCAAATTTATACCAGGCCTGTGCAGACAAAAACATCCCTCTCATACTTGCCAATGCACGCCTCAAGGATAAGTCGTTTGAAGCCTATTCAAAATTTGGTGGCACACTGGTTAAAAACGCATTGAACCAAACCCACCTCATCGCTGCGCAATTCAAGCAAGACAAGGCTAACTTTGCCGCGCTAGGTGCAAAAGAAGATAAAATCAAAATATTGGGCAACCTCAAGTTTGATATTGAAGTTGCTCGAGACCTTGAGGAAAAAGCTAAATACTGGCGTTGGGAGAACCAAGCAGAACAACGTTTTATTTGGGTTGCGGCAAGCACACACAAGCACGAAGAAGAGTTGATGTTGCAAGCGCATCAAGCACTGCTAAAACATCAACCAAATGCGTTATTGATACTGGTACCACGTCATACAGATCGTTTTACTGAAGTTGCCGAGTTATTGGAACCAAGCTCCGCATCCATTCGCTCAAAAAACGAAAATGTAACCAACGCCAAGCAGGTTTATCTAGCCGATACGATTGGTGAGTTGATGTTGTGGTTTCAAATAGCAGATGTCGCTTTTATTGGCGGCAGCCTGGTAGATTTTGGCGGCCACAACATACTAGAACCAGCGGCACTCAACAAGCCTGTATTATCCGGGCAATACCACCAAAACCTGCAAGCGCTATACGATTCTTTTAAAGAGGATGCTGCGGTGATTATTTCTAAAGATGCTGACGAACTCGCACAACAATTGATTGAATTGGCAAACCACCCTGAAAAAAGACAAGCCGCAGCAGAAAAAGCATTTAAATGTTTTAGAAAGCAATCCGGTGCACTAAAGCACTTAATGGCAGAAATCCATACATTACTGAAGTAA